A portion of the Oxynema aestuarii AP17 genome contains these proteins:
- a CDS encoding NupC/NupG family nucleoside CNT transporter has protein sequence MNLTLNLISFLGIFGLCFIAWLGSEDRRSVPWKVIFWGVGLQLAIGLFVFTLPQGRDFIATLNDALNALIDASEAGARFLFGPLMVPDRLLSPGPGDAGRWIVRAVGQPYVPVPGDRLGVNFLDVGYIFAFRALPQVIFFSAIVALLYRLNIIQPIVKVFAIVFRRILGISGAEALSGSANIFVGIESAIAVKPFLAEMTRSELCAILASCFGSIASTVLGLYAGLLRPTFPTITGHLMSASLLTIPACFVIAKILVPEKEQPVTLGHIPEAPTDENEKKPGVMDSLIVGALDGVNMAVGIAAVIIAIIGLVALLDSLFQGLSGLPGPFGAVFSVVTLDNIFGVLFVPLTFLTGVSLEWNELWQSSVLIGQRVLQTSIPPYLKLASLSANEAIDDRAMLIVSYVLCGFAHIPSYGIFVGGLASLVPERRSDISSLGWKSLWAATLATLMTGCIAGVYYFGDSAAVLGK, from the coding sequence ATGAACCTTACTTTAAATTTAATTTCTTTTTTAGGAATATTCGGCCTGTGCTTTATTGCCTGGTTGGGTTCGGAAGATCGCCGCAGCGTCCCTTGGAAAGTCATTTTTTGGGGAGTCGGACTGCAACTGGCGATCGGATTATTTGTCTTCACCCTTCCCCAAGGACGAGATTTTATTGCCACCCTCAACGACGCCCTCAACGCCCTGATCGACGCTAGCGAAGCCGGGGCGCGCTTTCTGTTCGGCCCGTTGATGGTTCCCGATCGCCTGTTGAGCCCCGGACCGGGGGATGCGGGCCGTTGGATCGTGCGCGCCGTCGGTCAACCTTACGTTCCCGTTCCCGGCGATCGCCTCGGGGTCAACTTCCTCGACGTGGGCTATATTTTCGCCTTTAGAGCCTTACCTCAAGTCATCTTCTTTTCGGCGATCGTCGCCCTACTCTATCGCCTCAATATTATTCAACCGATCGTTAAAGTCTTTGCGATTGTCTTTCGCCGGATCTTGGGAATTAGCGGCGCCGAAGCCCTTTCCGGATCGGCGAATATTTTCGTCGGGATCGAATCGGCGATCGCCGTCAAACCCTTTCTCGCCGAAATGACCCGCAGCGAACTGTGCGCCATTCTCGCCAGTTGTTTCGGTTCGATCGCCTCTACCGTTCTCGGACTATATGCGGGATTGCTACGTCCCACCTTTCCCACGATTACAGGTCACCTGATGTCCGCGTCCTTGCTGACCATTCCCGCCTGTTTCGTGATTGCCAAAATCTTAGTCCCGGAAAAAGAACAACCCGTCACCCTCGGTCACATTCCCGAGGCCCCCACAGACGAAAACGAGAAAAAACCGGGAGTTATGGATAGTTTGATTGTCGGGGCTTTGGATGGGGTCAATATGGCGGTGGGGATTGCGGCGGTCATTATTGCCATTATCGGTTTAGTCGCCCTGCTCGATTCTTTATTTCAAGGCTTGAGTGGTTTACCCGGTCCGTTCGGCGCAGTCTTTAGTGTCGTCACCCTCGACAATATTTTTGGCGTGCTGTTCGTTCCCTTGACGTTTTTAACCGGAGTTTCTTTAGAGTGGAACGAACTGTGGCAATCTTCCGTATTGATCGGACAACGGGTTTTACAGACCTCGATTCCGCCGTATTTGAAGCTGGCGAGTTTATCGGCGAATGAGGCGATCGACGATCGCGCCATGCTCATTGTCAGTTATGTCTTATGCGGTTTTGCCCATATTCCGTCTTACGGCATCTTTGTCGGCGGATTGGCAAGTTTGGTCCCCGAACGACGCAGCGATATTAGTTCCTTGGGATGGAAATCTCTATGGGCCGCGACTTTAGCCACGTTGATGACGGGCTGCATCGCAGGTGTGTATTATTTTGGCGACAGTGCCGCCGTTTTAGGAAAATAG
- a CDS encoding sucrose synthase has product MSELVQAVLKSSEKTDLYEFIAQLSKDSDRYFLRNQILQAFSEYCSDREKPAYFFHSSSLGELIHYTHELILDDREIWFLLRPRIASQEICKLDRDRDRVEPANVRDLLAFRDRLVGRFFPEKGGLLEIDVTPFYAHSPSIRDARNIGSGLEFLNSELSAKRFHEPEQWLSVVFDLLRDRSYRETPLFLNDRITNREQLSQQAIEALKAIDSLDPETPYPVFEQDLRQLGFEPGWGYNASRVRTVLEFLNKPIGTSDRAVLEAFLAHIPLIFNIVLVSVHGWVAQEEVLGRSETSGQLVYVLNQARHLENQLQNEIKLAGLDRYGVRAKAIVLTRLIPNSEGTVCHQRLEKLEDTENAWILRVPFREFNANLTQNWLSKREIWPYLETFALDAQTELVREFEGTPDAILGNYSDGNLVAFLLSRQFDVPYGHIAHVLEKPRYLFSNLYWQDLEERYHFSLQFTADTIAMNAADFILTSTYQEIVGTPDTVGHYESYKIFTMPELYHVVNGIELFDPKFNLVPPGVDESIFFPYFETDPVGADGDRERTRRDRLKSLLLTREDPDIFGKLDDPDKPAMLAIAPLTAVKNLSGLVECFGRSPGLQERYNLVFLTRTIHRDRAKDEEEKAEIEQLYEAIARYALENKLRWVGMRLTTPDTGGVYRAIAENRGIFVHPARFEAFGLTTIEAMISGLPTFATQFGGPSEIIQDGENGFSIDPTDLEAMARKILDFSDRCDADPDYWSEISQRAIERVRAKYNWKLHAKHVLAIAKTYGFWRSAAKEDREALLRYMEALFYAIYKPRAERLLAEHCQG; this is encoded by the coding sequence ATGTCCGAACTGGTTCAAGCGGTTTTAAAAAGTAGTGAAAAAACCGATTTGTATGAATTCATCGCGCAATTAAGTAAAGATAGCGATCGCTATTTCCTCCGCAATCAAATTTTACAGGCTTTTTCAGAATATTGCAGCGATCGCGAAAAACCTGCCTATTTTTTTCACTCTTCCTCCTTGGGAGAATTAATCCATTACACCCACGAACTAATTCTCGACGATCGCGAAATTTGGTTTTTATTGCGTCCGAGAATCGCCTCGCAGGAAATTTGCAAACTCGATCGGGATCGCGATCGCGTAGAACCAGCAAACGTGCGCGATTTACTCGCTTTCCGCGATCGTCTCGTCGGTCGTTTTTTCCCCGAAAAAGGTGGGTTACTCGAAATTGACGTGACCCCATTTTACGCTCATTCTCCCAGTATCCGCGACGCGCGCAATATTGGCAGTGGACTGGAGTTTCTCAATAGCGAATTATCGGCAAAACGGTTTCACGAACCCGAACAATGGTTGTCCGTTGTTTTCGATTTGTTGCGCGATCGCTCTTATCGAGAAACCCCATTATTTTTGAACGATCGCATTACCAATCGCGAACAACTTTCCCAACAAGCGATCGAAGCCTTAAAGGCGATCGATAGCCTCGACCCGGAGACTCCTTACCCAGTATTTGAACAAGACCTCAGACAGCTCGGATTTGAGCCGGGGTGGGGCTATAACGCCAGTCGAGTGCGTACCGTTCTCGAATTTCTCAACAAACCGATTGGAACCTCCGATCGCGCCGTTTTAGAAGCCTTTCTCGCTCATATTCCCCTAATTTTTAATATTGTTTTAGTCTCCGTTCATGGGTGGGTGGCGCAAGAAGAAGTCTTGGGGCGATCGGAAACAAGCGGACAACTGGTTTACGTTCTCAATCAAGCCCGTCATTTAGAAAATCAACTGCAAAATGAAATTAAACTCGCCGGATTAGATCGTTATGGCGTTCGGGCGAAAGCGATCGTTTTGACGCGATTAATCCCCAACAGTGAAGGAACGGTTTGTCATCAAAGGCTCGAAAAACTCGAAGATACAGAGAATGCTTGGATCTTGCGAGTTCCGTTCCGAGAGTTCAATGCCAATTTAACCCAAAATTGGCTCTCAAAACGAGAAATTTGGCCGTATTTAGAAACCTTCGCTTTAGATGCTCAAACAGAATTAGTTCGAGAATTTGAAGGAACGCCAGATGCGATTCTCGGCAACTATTCCGACGGTAATTTAGTGGCTTTTTTACTGTCGAGACAGTTTGACGTTCCTTACGGTCATATCGCCCACGTGTTGGAAAAACCGAGATATTTATTCAGCAATCTTTACTGGCAAGATTTAGAAGAGCGCTATCATTTTTCCCTACAATTTACGGCGGATACGATCGCCATGAATGCGGCAGATTTTATCCTGACGAGTACCTATCAAGAAATTGTAGGAACCCCGGATACGGTCGGGCATTACGAATCTTACAAAATCTTTACCATGCCGGAACTGTATCACGTGGTTAACGGGATCGAACTGTTCGATCCGAAGTTTAATCTCGTCCCGCCGGGGGTCGATGAAAGTATCTTTTTTCCCTATTTTGAAACCGATCCCGTGGGTGCGGATGGAGACAGGGAACGAACGCGGCGCGATCGCCTCAAAAGCCTGCTGTTGACCCGTGAAGACCCGGATATTTTTGGGAAATTGGACGATCCGGACAAACCCGCCATGTTGGCGATCGCCCCCCTGACGGCGGTCAAAAATCTCTCGGGATTGGTCGAATGTTTCGGACGATCGCCTGGGTTACAAGAGCGCTATAACTTAGTCTTTCTCACGCGCACGATTCACCGCGATCGGGCCAAAGATGAAGAAGAAAAAGCGGAAATCGAACAACTTTACGAGGCGATCGCCCGCTACGCCCTCGAAAATAAGCTGCGCTGGGTGGGAATGCGCCTGACGACGCCGGACACGGGCGGGGTCTATCGGGCGATCGCCGAAAATCGCGGCATTTTCGTGCATCCGGCGCGGTTTGAAGCCTTCGGATTGACGACGATCGAAGCGATGATTTCCGGATTGCCGACGTTTGCGACCCAATTCGGCGGACCGTCGGAAATTATTCAAGATGGGGAGAATGGTTTTTCGATCGATCCGACGGATTTAGAAGCAATGGCTCGCAAAATCCTCGATTTTAGCGATCGCTGCGACGCGGATCCCGATTACTGGTCGGAAATTTCCCAACGGGCGATCGAACGGGTGCGGGCGAAATATAACTGGAAGCTGCACGCCAAGCACGTGCTGGCGATCGCGAAAACTTATGGGTTTTGGCGATCGGCGGCAAAAGAAGACCGAGAAGCGCTGTTGCGCTATATGGAAGCTTTATTTTATGCCATTTACAAGCCTAGAGCCGAGCGGTTACTCGCAGAACATTGTCAGGGTTGA
- a CDS encoding GDSL-type esterase/lipase family protein, protein MYRPTAGIQLYKQRLEGLKAGRTYTLLPPDSFREVWEGATGQPTYQDWKDLLYREAKAIAYGQGANRLVVLLGDSLTLWFPPELLISGRLWLNQGISGDNTAGMLKRLWAFSATRPDAIYVLGGINDLRQGKPDWVILKNLEYIVDEIRQAHPEARVVLQSILPTRLGALPNTRIRKINAELETIARKQGAMYLELNSRFTEPGDILRRSLTTDGVHLSRSGYLVWQKAIAQAESRLVLNRSDRYQQWLKNSEQFTLHGRRYHWVPYRIQPGDTLEAIAEKTLGSADVDYYDTIAIKNDISPDALEVDRTIYIPQVISA, encoded by the coding sequence ATGTACAGACCGACTGCTGGCATCCAACTTTACAAACAACGACTCGAAGGACTCAAAGCCGGACGCACTTACACCCTACTTCCGCCGGATAGTTTTCGGGAAGTCTGGGAAGGGGCGACGGGACAACCGACCTATCAAGATTGGAAAGATCTCCTGTATCGAGAAGCGAAGGCGATCGCCTACGGACAAGGGGCCAATCGCTTAGTTGTCCTGCTGGGGGATTCGCTGACCCTGTGGTTTCCGCCAGAATTGCTCATTTCCGGGCGCTTGTGGCTCAATCAAGGGATTTCTGGGGATAATACGGCAGGAATGCTCAAACGCTTGTGGGCATTTTCGGCGACACGACCGGACGCCATTTACGTATTGGGCGGGATCAACGACCTGCGACAGGGAAAACCGGACTGGGTCATTCTTAAAAATCTCGAATATATTGTCGATGAAATTCGCCAAGCTCATCCCGAGGCGCGGGTGGTGTTGCAGTCGATTTTACCGACGCGGTTGGGGGCGCTACCGAATACGCGCATTCGCAAAATTAATGCGGAGTTAGAGACGATCGCCCGCAAGCAAGGCGCCATGTATTTAGAACTCAATTCCCGCTTTACCGAACCCGGGGATATTTTACGACGATCGCTGACCACCGATGGCGTCCATTTGAGTCGCAGTGGCTATCTGGTGTGGCAAAAGGCGATCGCCCAAGCGGAATCCCGCCTCGTGTTAAATCGCAGCGATCGCTATCAACAATGGCTCAAAAACTCCGAACAGTTTACCCTACACGGACGGCGCTATCACTGGGTACCCTATCGCATCCAACCCGGCGATACCCTCGAAGCGATCGCCGAAAAAACCCTGGGATCGGCAGATGTGGACTATTACGACACGATCGCTATTAAAAACGATATCTCTCCCGACGCCCTCGAAGTCGATCGCACCATTTACATCCCACAAGTGATTTCCGCCTGA
- the psaB gene encoding photosystem I core protein PsaB translates to MATKFPKFSQDLAADPTTRRLWYGIATAHDFESHDGMTEENLYQKIFASHFGHLAIIFLWTSGNLFHVAWQGNFEQWVKDPLNVRPIAHAIWDPQFGQPAVDAFTQAGASNPVDIAYSGVYHWWYTIGMRSNGDLYQGAIFLMVLAAVMLFAGWLHLQPKYRPSLSWFKNAESRLNHHLAGLFGVSSLAWAGHLIHVAIPEARGQHVGWDNFLSVKPHPAGLAPFFTGNWGVYAQNPDTAEHLFGTSQGAGSAILTFLGGFHPQTEALWLTDIAHHHLAIAVLFIIAGHMYRTNFGIGHSMKEIMDAHNPPEGTPFGGLLGAGHKGMYDTYNNSLHFQLGWHLACLGVITSLVAQHMYSLPSYAFIAKDFTTQAALYTHHQYIAGFLMVGAFAHGAIFLVRDYDPEANKNNVLYRVLEHKEAIISHLSWVSLFLGFHTLGLYVHNDVVVAFGTPEKQILIEPVFAQWIQAVHGKALYGFDTLLSNPDSIASTAWPNYGNVWLPGWLEAINSNSNSLFLTIGPGDFLVHHAIALGLHTTTLILVKGALDARGSKLMPDKKDFGYSFPCDGPGRGGTCDISAWDAFYLAMFWMLNTLGWLTFYWHWKHLCIWQGNVAQFNQSSTYLMGWFRDYLWLNSSQLINGYNPFGVNNLSVWAWMFLFGHLVWATGFMFLISWRGYWQELIETLVWAHERTPLANLVRWKDKPVAMSIVQGRLVGLAHFTVGYVLTYAAFLIASTSGKFG, encoded by the coding sequence ATGGCAACTAAATTTCCAAAATTTAGCCAGGACCTCGCAGCCGATCCGACAACTCGTCGGCTTTGGTACGGAATCGCCACGGCCCACGACTTTGAAAGCCACGATGGCATGACCGAAGAAAATCTATACCAAAAGATTTTCGCGAGTCACTTCGGCCACCTGGCAATCATCTTCCTGTGGACCAGTGGCAACCTCTTCCACGTCGCCTGGCAAGGAAACTTCGAGCAGTGGGTCAAAGACCCGCTCAACGTGCGACCGATCGCCCACGCGATCTGGGATCCGCAATTCGGGCAGCCCGCCGTAGACGCCTTCACCCAAGCGGGAGCAAGCAACCCAGTAGACATCGCCTACTCCGGCGTTTACCACTGGTGGTACACGATCGGCATGAGAAGCAACGGCGACCTGTACCAAGGTGCCATCTTCCTGATGGTCCTCGCCGCCGTCATGCTGTTCGCCGGGTGGTTGCACCTACAGCCGAAATACCGCCCCTCCCTGTCGTGGTTCAAAAACGCCGAATCGCGGCTGAACCACCACCTGGCGGGACTCTTCGGCGTCTCCTCCCTCGCCTGGGCCGGACACCTGATCCACGTCGCCATCCCCGAAGCGCGCGGGCAACACGTCGGGTGGGATAACTTCCTCTCCGTCAAACCGCACCCCGCCGGATTGGCCCCCTTCTTCACCGGGAACTGGGGCGTGTACGCCCAAAACCCGGACACCGCCGAACACCTCTTCGGCACCAGCCAAGGCGCCGGAAGTGCGATCCTGACCTTCCTCGGCGGCTTCCATCCCCAAACCGAAGCCCTGTGGCTGACCGACATCGCCCACCACCATCTGGCGATCGCCGTCTTGTTCATCATCGCCGGACACATGTACCGGACGAACTTCGGCATCGGTCACAGCATGAAAGAAATCATGGACGCCCACAATCCCCCAGAAGGCACCCCCTTCGGCGGACTGCTCGGCGCCGGACACAAAGGGATGTACGACACGTACAACAACTCGTTGCACTTCCAACTCGGATGGCACCTCGCCTGTCTCGGGGTGATCACCTCCCTGGTGGCGCAACACATGTACTCCCTGCCCAGCTACGCCTTCATCGCCAAAGACTTCACCACCCAAGCCGCCCTGTACACCCATCACCAGTACATCGCCGGATTCTTGATGGTAGGAGCCTTTGCCCACGGGGCAATCTTCCTCGTGCGCGACTACGACCCGGAAGCCAACAAGAACAACGTCTTGTACCGGGTTTTAGAACACAAAGAAGCGATTATCTCGCACCTGAGCTGGGTATCCCTGTTCCTCGGGTTCCACACCCTCGGCTTGTACGTCCACAACGACGTCGTCGTGGCCTTCGGCACCCCGGAAAAACAAATCCTGATCGAGCCCGTGTTTGCCCAATGGATTCAAGCAGTCCACGGGAAAGCCCTCTACGGCTTCGATACCCTGCTGTCGAACCCCGACAGCATCGCGAGTACCGCCTGGCCGAACTACGGCAACGTCTGGTTACCGGGCTGGTTGGAAGCGATCAACTCCAACAGCAACTCGCTGTTCCTGACCATCGGACCGGGAGACTTCCTGGTACACCACGCGATCGCCTTGGGTCTGCACACCACGACCCTGATCTTGGTCAAAGGCGCCCTCGACGCCCGAGGTTCCAAGCTGATGCCGGACAAAAAAGACTTCGGCTACAGCTTCCCTTGCGACGGCCCCGGACGGGGAGGCACCTGCGACATCAGCGCCTGGGATGCGTTCTATCTGGCGATGTTCTGGATGCTCAACACCCTGGGCTGGTTGACCTTCTACTGGCACTGGAAACACCTGTGCATCTGGCAAGGCAACGTGGCGCAATTCAACCAGTCTTCGACCTATTTGATGGGCTGGTTCCGCGATTACCTGTGGCTGAACTCGTCGCAGTTGATCAACGGTTACAACCCGTTTGGAGTCAATAACCTGTCGGTATGGGCGTGGATGTTCCTGTTCGGACACTTAGTCTGGGCAACGGGCTTCATGTTCCTGATTAGCTGGCGCGGTTACTGGCAAGAACTGATCGAAACTTTGGTCTGGGCGCACGAACGGACGCCGTTGGCGAACTTGGTGCGCTGGAAAGACAAACCCGTGGCGATGAGCATCGTTCAAGGGCGCTTGGTGGGTCTGGCTCACTTCACCGTGGGTTACGTCCTTACTTACGCGGCGTTCTTGATTGCTTCGACCTCCGGGAAGTTCGGTTAA
- a CDS encoding glycosyltransferase family 4 protein, with protein sequence MRIAQVAPLWERVPPPGYGGIELVVGHLTDELVRRGHDVTLFASGDSQTLAQLESIAPRALRLDPSVKEPGVYDLMQLQRVCQRAQDFDLIHFHTGFTALPFADFAKTPIVHTIHGIFTADSRKIYQQHRDQNFISISDAQRETDLGLNYISTVYNGMAIEEYPFKAKPHNAPYLAFLGRLSPEKGPHHAIAIAKKTGWKLKMAGKIDRVDLEFYEQEIKPHLDGDQIEYLGETTHEQKVELLGNAAVTLFPITWREPFGLVMIESMCTGTPVLAMNLGSVPEVIAHGKTGFVCNNVDEMVEALPKALQLDRQTCRDYVVSRFSVNRMVDDYELAYQKAIAESMNRNGRVSSGQLVA encoded by the coding sequence ATGCGGATTGCTCAAGTTGCACCCTTATGGGAACGAGTTCCCCCGCCGGGTTATGGTGGCATCGAATTAGTCGTCGGTCACCTCACTGACGAATTAGTCCGTCGCGGTCACGACGTCACCTTATTCGCCTCCGGCGACTCGCAAACCCTAGCTCAACTCGAATCGATCGCCCCGAGGGCCTTACGCCTCGACCCAAGTGTTAAAGAACCCGGCGTTTACGACTTAATGCAACTGCAAAGAGTTTGTCAGCGCGCTCAAGATTTTGATTTAATCCATTTTCATACCGGATTTACGGCACTTCCGTTTGCCGATTTTGCCAAAACCCCAATCGTTCACACGATTCACGGCATTTTCACCGCAGACAGCCGCAAAATTTACCAACAACATCGAGATCAAAACTTTATCAGCATTAGCGACGCCCAACGGGAAACCGATTTAGGACTCAATTACATCAGCACCGTTTATAACGGCATGGCGATCGAAGAATATCCCTTTAAAGCCAAGCCGCACAATGCCCCTTACTTAGCATTTTTAGGGCGACTTTCACCGGAAAAAGGCCCGCATCACGCGATCGCCATTGCCAAAAAAACCGGGTGGAAATTAAAAATGGCCGGGAAAATCGATCGCGTCGATCTCGAATTCTACGAACAGGAAATTAAACCGCACCTCGACGGCGACCAAATCGAATATCTCGGCGAAACCACTCACGAACAAAAAGTCGAATTACTCGGCAACGCGGCGGTCACTCTCTTCCCAATTACCTGGAGAGAACCCTTCGGTTTAGTCATGATCGAGTCCATGTGTACGGGAACCCCGGTTCTGGCGATGAATTTGGGTTCGGTTCCCGAAGTGATCGCTCATGGAAAAACCGGATTTGTCTGCAATAATGTCGATGAAATGGTCGAGGCACTTCCAAAAGCACTGCAACTCGATCGCCAAACTTGCCGCGATTATGTGGTTAGCCGCTTTAGCGTCAATCGCATGGTAGACGATTACGAACTCGCCTATCAAAAGGCGATCGCGGAAAGTATGAACCGCAACGGACGAGTCAGTTCTGGGCAATTAGTTGCCTAA
- the psaA gene encoding photosystem I core protein PsaA, producing MTISPPEREAKVKVTVENDPVPTSFEKWSKPGHFDRSLSRGPKTTTWIWNLHANAHDFDSHTSDLEDVSRKIFSAHFGHLAVIFIWLSGAYFHGAKFSNYEAWLGDPTGIKPSAQVVWPIFGQEILNADVGGGFHGIQITSGLFQLWRASGITNEFQLYCTAIGALVMAGLMLFAGWFHYHKRAPKLEWFQNVESMMNHHLAGLLGLGSLGWAGHQIHVSLPINNLLDRGVAAKDIPLPHEFILNPSLMTDLYPGVEWGFFKGVMPFFTLNWGAYSDFLTFKGGLNPVTGGLWLSDTAHHHVAIAVLFIIAGHMYRTNWGIGHSMKEMLEAHKGPFTGQGHKGLYEILTTSWHAQLAINLALMGSLSIIVAHHMYSMPPYPYIATDYPTQLSLFTHHVWIGGFLIVGAGAHAAIFMVRDYDPAKNVDNLLDRVIRHRDAIISHLNWVCLFLGFHSFGLYVHNDTMRAFGRPQDMFSDTGIQLQPIFAQWVQNLHALAPGNTAPNAVEAASYAFGGDVVAVGGKVAMMPITLGTADFLVHHIHAFTIHVTVLILLKGVLFARNSRLIPDKSELGFRFPCDGPGRGGTCQVSGWDHVFLGLFWMYNSLSIVIFHFSWKMQSDVWGTVAPDGTVSHITGGNFAQSAITINGWLRDFLWAQASQVIQSYGSALSAYGLMFLAAHFVWAFSLMFLFSGRGYWQELIESIVWAHNKLKVAPAIQPRALSIIQGRAVGVAHYLLGGIVTTWAFFLARIISVSG from the coding sequence ATGACGATCAGTCCTCCCGAGCGAGAGGCAAAAGTCAAAGTGACAGTCGAAAACGATCCCGTACCGACTTCCTTCGAGAAGTGGTCCAAACCCGGGCATTTCGACCGTTCCTTGTCTCGCGGTCCCAAAACCACCACTTGGATTTGGAACCTGCACGCCAACGCTCACGATTTTGATAGCCATACCAGCGATTTAGAAGACGTATCGCGCAAGATCTTTAGCGCGCACTTCGGTCACCTGGCCGTCATCTTCATTTGGTTGAGCGGCGCCTATTTCCACGGTGCCAAGTTCTCCAACTATGAAGCATGGCTTGGCGATCCCACCGGGATCAAACCGAGCGCCCAGGTTGTCTGGCCGATTTTCGGTCAAGAAATTTTAAACGCCGATGTTGGCGGTGGATTTCACGGTATTCAAATAACTTCCGGGCTGTTCCAGCTCTGGCGGGCTTCCGGCATTACCAACGAGTTCCAACTCTACTGCACCGCCATCGGTGCGTTGGTCATGGCGGGTTTGATGCTGTTCGCCGGGTGGTTCCACTATCACAAACGCGCTCCCAAACTGGAATGGTTCCAGAACGTGGAGTCGATGATGAACCACCACCTCGCCGGACTGTTGGGACTCGGGTCCCTGGGTTGGGCCGGACACCAAATCCACGTTTCCCTGCCGATCAACAATCTCTTGGATCGAGGCGTCGCGGCGAAGGATATTCCCTTACCGCACGAATTCATCCTCAATCCGAGCTTGATGACCGATTTGTATCCCGGTGTGGAATGGGGATTCTTTAAAGGTGTCATGCCCTTCTTCACCTTGAACTGGGGAGCCTACTCGGACTTCCTAACCTTCAAAGGTGGATTAAACCCGGTCACGGGCGGTCTCTGGCTGTCGGATACGGCGCACCATCACGTGGCGATCGCCGTTCTGTTCATCATTGCCGGACACATGTACCGGACCAACTGGGGCATCGGCCACAGCATGAAAGAGATGCTCGAAGCCCACAAAGGTCCGTTCACCGGACAAGGCCACAAAGGTCTCTACGAAATCCTGACCACCTCCTGGCACGCTCAGCTCGCCATCAACTTAGCCTTGATGGGTTCCTTGAGCATCATCGTGGCTCACCACATGTACTCGATGCCTCCGTATCCGTACATTGCCACCGACTATCCCACGCAACTGTCTTTGTTCACGCACCACGTGTGGATTGGCGGTTTCCTGATCGTCGGGGCGGGTGCCCACGCTGCCATCTTCATGGTTCGCGATTACGATCCGGCTAAAAACGTCGATAACCTGCTCGACCGGGTTATCCGTCACCGGGATGCCATCATCTCTCACCTGAACTGGGTCTGTCTGTTCTTGGGCTTCCACAGCTTCGGCTTGTACGTCCATAACGACACCATGCGCGCTTTCGGTCGTCCTCAAGACATGTTCTCGGACACCGGAATCCAACTGCAGCCCATCTTCGCGCAATGGGTGCAAAACCTGCACGCCTTAGCGCCGGGCAACACCGCTCCTAATGCGGTAGAAGCTGCCAGCTATGCCTTTGGTGGCGACGTCGTCGCCGTTGGCGGCAAAGTGGCCATGATGCCGATTACCCTCGGGACGGCAGATTTCTTGGTCCACCACATTCATGCCTTCACCATTCACGTTACCGTTCTCATCCTGCTCAAGGGTGTGCTGTTTGCCCGCAACTCTCGTCTGATTCCCGACAAGAGCGAACTGGGCTTCCGCTTCCCTTGCGACGGCCCCGGACGCGGCGGCACCTGCCAAGTTTCCGGTTGGGACCACGTATTCTTAGGTCTGTTTTGGATGTACAACTCCCTGTCGATCGTGATTTTCCACTTTAGCTGGAAGATGCAATCCGACGTATGGGGTACCGTTGCTCCGGACGGCACTGTTTCTCACATTACCGGTGGAAACTTCGCCCAAAGTGCGATCACCATCAACGGCTGGTTGCGTGACTTCCTGTGGGCGCAAGCCTCTCAGGTCATCCAATCCTACGGTTCGGCACTGTCTGCTTACGGTCTGATGTTCTTGGCCGCGCACTTTGTCTGGGCCTTCAGCCTCATGTTCCTGTTCAGTGGCCGTGGCTACTGGCAAGAACTGATCGAGTCTATTGTCTGGGCGCACAACAAGCTTAAAGTGGCTCCTGCCATTCAGCCTCGCGCTCTGAGCATCATCCAAGGACGTGCTGTTGGTGTCGCTCACTACCTCCTCGGAGGAATCGTGACGACCTGGGCATTCTTCCTGGCTCGGATCATTTCAGTGTCGGGATAG